A window of the Scandinavium goeteborgense genome harbors these coding sequences:
- the tal gene encoding transaldolase, producing MNQLDGIKKFTTVVADSGDIESIRHYQPEDATTNPSLLLKAAGLEHYTHLIDDAVAYAKKQGSSREQQVVDACDKLAVNFGAEILKSIPGRVSTEVDARLSFDQDKSIAKARHLVQLYADQGIDKSRILIKLASTWEGIRAAEVLEKEGIHCNLTLLFSFAQARACAEAGVFLISPFVGRIYDWYQQREPMDPYVVEEDPGVKSVRNIYDYFKQHRYNTVVMGASFRRTEQILALAGCDRLTIAPPLLKELQEKEDAVTRKLIPASQFFNRPAPLTEAQFRWEHNQDPMAVDKLAEGIRLFAVDQRKLEDLLAAKL from the coding sequence ATGAACCAGCTAGACGGTATTAAGAAGTTCACCACAGTCGTCGCCGACAGCGGCGATATCGAATCCATCCGCCACTATCAGCCGGAAGATGCCACCACCAACCCTTCCCTGTTGCTGAAAGCCGCAGGCCTGGAACACTACACCCACCTGATTGATGACGCGGTGGCGTATGCCAAAAAACAGGGCAGTAGCCGCGAACAGCAGGTCGTTGACGCCTGCGACAAGCTGGCGGTCAATTTCGGTGCGGAAATTCTGAAAAGCATTCCCGGACGTGTTTCCACCGAAGTGGACGCTCGTCTGTCCTTTGATCAGGACAAAAGCATCGCCAAAGCGCGACATCTGGTGCAGCTGTATGCCGATCAGGGCATCGATAAATCCCGAATTCTGATCAAGCTGGCGTCGACCTGGGAAGGCATTCGCGCCGCCGAGGTGCTGGAGAAAGAAGGCATTCACTGCAATCTGACGCTGCTGTTTTCCTTCGCTCAAGCCCGCGCCTGCGCCGAAGCGGGTGTGTTTCTGATTTCCCCGTTCGTCGGGCGCATTTACGACTGGTATCAGCAGCGCGAGCCGATGGACCCGTACGTCGTGGAAGAAGATCCGGGCGTGAAGTCGGTGCGCAATATCTACGATTACTTCAAGCAGCACCGCTACAACACGGTAGTGATGGGCGCGAGCTTCCGTCGCACGGAGCAAATTCTGGCGCTGGCAGGCTGCGACCGCTTGACCATCGCCCCGCCGCTGCTGAAAGAGTTGCAGGAAAAAGAGGACGCGGTTACCCGCAAACTCATTCCGGCCTCGCAATTCTTCAACCGCCCGGCCCCGCTCACCGAAGCGCAATTCCGCTGGGAACATAATCAGGACCCTATGGCGGTGGACAAACTGGCGGAGGGTATTCGCCTGTTCGCCGTTGACCAGCGCAAGCTGGAAGATTTACTCGCCGCCAAACTGTAA